gctttacaaaacccatacaattaatcttgaggtaagtcacgttttgctcttcgaaaattccagccttgttttcgagttttatgagcaaaaatgttaagattttgggctctttgatgttataggacccaacactcttgaaggagaaggttaatcttgtctccttggaccttaggtgtggtaagattctcaaccttagtgtaattttgttgttctatgatgtttgggttttgagatgttgtgtatgggtatgatgattgtggcttaggttgtgtatgtgtgaatattggagcttgattggtgattttggaaagcttaagaagggatttggtggtgaaaaatctgttcttggaggtgttgaggacttgagagcttgtggataagtgatttggaagtgcttCGGTTGAGTttggaaaatcggctaaggtatggttttggtttctcgtatctaatatgtaatgtggtaggaaatacttaggctagaggccctaagataggcattgaattgttgatgttgttgaatggttgatacatatgatgtggtcatatatgtgatgatgattaatgaTGCCTTGAtagtatgatgtatgagaaatatgcatgttgtgatatatgcttgatgattggttatggttgaattgtgggttgaaccatgttgatggtgagtatgatattaattgtgtacaatgacgatttattggaattggtgttgttgagaattggcatgaggaagagtatatgatatgtcaatatgtttgagtttgagccaattgggtgaagtgggttaaaatgatgagatagtgattttggtaaattgcgGTGAAAGTCCCAATGTGTGaattgaggaggcttgatgttgaatttaatatattttgattgatttcaaagaaaagggatgaaattggcatgttttgattgattttgaaaagagttggaaatgacttgttttgaaaatggcatgttGTGGTTTTGTACGAAAAACATgttttttgggcatactttgatgggacataacttgaaCTACGAATCTCTGTTTTGcgccaaatctatttagaaatgaaattggatccgggatgtccatgccgttcgaaaaacgggtgaaaaacgatttaaaatgaggaagttatgtccgtcggaagattgggggttggatctgtgaattctgcagtttttaacttagaaaatccgtgatgtgcgcgggcgcgctgatgtgctgcacccaatgcccagccattttccagagagttatgccagaactgtgccagctttgtgctaggggcacgagagcacccacgcgtgcgtgtggctgacgcgtgcgcgtcgcttgggtatttttcaatccacgcgttagcgtgcttgagcatacgcgtcgatgagtttttgaggccatccacgcgtacgcgtggagtgcacgtacgcgtggccctgttttcatcccaaagttgatttttgagttttcaaagccaaatctcatacttctaagcctccgatctcaccatttatgtcttaaatcattatgatatgcctagcaataagaaaaggagctaggggatgtggtaacttgcgagtgaagcaagggaaaatgaatgatcaatgaggatcaaagatgattatgtgagatgcggaggatgatggtggaagtgcttgatatgccatgggccgaagggccgtaattgttaatgaattggcttgttatggatttaaccgtgagccggatggctggattattgccgtgttacggcggagccatgattatggctttgtataaatgcatatatgctgttgaatgaattgtgaatgttgcacttccattgttggagatgagagtttccctgggaggaagcagtggctagccaccacgtactccaggttgagactcgaagctcttttgaccctatgtcataagtgtggccgggcactgtgaaagacccggatgagctcgcccccgtaaatattcaccagtgaaggtgatggatatagatcatgattatgatcaagtttatgatgagtataactcgagttggggatgcgtgacagagggacagtccaatggttagctaccaggacttgtcgggttggctctataatcgacagatgatatcatcagccactagggacaagcattcatcatatgcatactatatgaattgtttgagattgcctatttgactgcatattacttgctaattatctaaatgccttaattgttcctatttgtatattccttgtttgatataactgtgtttgctacattatgctcctgctggtggttgggagttcTGAAGGAATtagaaagggaagtattagttagactgaagaaatctttagtcagatgcccttttatggtttagcttgcttataagctttgaattatctggaggaagttctaggattgccttcggcttttcTCTactattatgtattatatatgtggaagctgttaccatgctggggacctttggttctcacccatgcgaattttgtggttttcagatgcaggacgtgaggttttccgctgaagcatgctggagacttctagatttgcgaagatcctttgttcttgggtctatgttttggtttatatgttttgcttagatacttctatctccattaaataatacaaactgtgatgactcctcttatgggagattttggagaataggtttatgtatttgtgtccctttggggttttccttattttctcatatgtatatattgctatgctcggaccggttatcttcgcagccggattgtgagtcttgatattcctgtttttgacactcctttgtatatatataatctcgcgttggttacccttgttcgttacgttatcgatcggagtgttgcgctttagGATTTcgatttttttgtttacccctttttctacaaaggctcctagttataatcaatcattcatactactatatgtactaaatttttattttagaggtcgtaataccttgccatctctgaattatgacttaagcataagactctgtatggtagggtgttacaattattattattattatactaaTGAGTGacaatatatatactttttaattttatttgtatgttaaatttattatttattttatattttaataactcaataattaatttgtttatatatatatattatattttttaagtattatttaaaaaatgttaataaatattacataattatggacaaaaaatatattaggaTTAATAACttgtttttgaatttatattattcaaaaaaatttaatattcattttaataattttgtaaacTAACAACattattaatttgaaaaagtatatataaaattaaaaataaaaataaatatatatagaaaacaaTATTTGTTTACGTCAGAAAATAGAGGGGGACTGTTATGTctgatagaaaaaaatattgagatttaTCTGTATATTAATTCTTTTGAGACTAAAATAtccatttttaaaatcatttgatactgatttgggtaattactcCGCCGAAAAATAAACCAGGAACTGATTGTCTACCGGAGTAAAATTTTGGGGATGTTTTTGTATATTAATTTTCTTGGTGACTAAAATAtccttttttaaaattcttaggGACTAATTTGGGTAATTACTCAAAATATTAGTTACATATTAGATGATTGCTTCGGCAAGATTACTAATTTATACGTATTGGTACGATATAAAAAgtggataaataaaaatttgccATGTGAATTTTATTTATCCTtgtcaatatttatttttatttaatttttaaaaaatattaaattattatatttacaaaaatattctcatatataattataaaaaaaataaatatatccttataattaattttgttaaatgactaatcaattctttttatttatgtaaCAAGAATACCCTTCTTTAATAATAAtctgaattaaaattaaatcatcAAATCATTTCAaacaatagaaaaaaaaaacaaaattaattaatcaaaaacATCATTTGGcttgcttttcttcttttctcatGTTTAAAAGTGTCAAAAAATAATGAACAAACCCTAATTCTGACAAAAGTCTCAAAAGCAATCTGTCTCCCTCTCCCTGCTTGCCATGCCCTTCCTTATTGCTATTCTAGCCCTGTCTCCACTGCATGCTCCCTTGTCTTGCGTTGTCCCGCCTTCGCCACCCTACCTCGTGCCGCTGTCGCTGCCCTGCATTGCGCCGTCGCCTTGTCTGTGGATGTTGTTGTGTGGGTGTTATATCGCAGGATGCACCCTATTGCAGCCTGTGGGTATTACCGTCTTGGAAGTTGCTAGTGTCATCGTCACTGTTGCTCTCTTCTCCGTAGTGGTGCCACAGTTTAGGTAAGTCGCAAACCTCCTCTTTTTCCCCTTTGATAATCTCCTCCTACCTCTGTTCAATACTTCAGTTTAATGTTCAAACTTCAATATGCTATATTCCTATATTTTATTCTGGATATGATTATGAATATATAATTCTACTAGATTgacttttatatataattaaaacatGATTCATTCTCATGTTACTTACTATATACCTCGTTAATGGTTAACGCGAAATAAAGTACTATTGAAGAAGAGTGGACCACATCATCTTACTATAATGATCAATTCACAAACTGCTATTAAGCAAATCAACTTTAGTTTTTGAAGTTACAAATAAACCAGCTGAAGATTTATATATTGAGTAAAGTATCATTtatgtccccaacgtttggggtaagtctcaAACCTATCCCTAACATTTTAAACGTCCTATTTGTGTTCCAAACGTTTCTAAATGTAGTCAATGTTATCCTACCGTCAAAATGAGAAACATTTCGCTAACGCCGTGGCCAACGTGGACGTTATGTGACACGGTGGCAGGGCATGTTTTCTGACCgttattcaattaaaaaaaacataaatgtGAAGCAGAGAAGCAGAGGGTCCTCTTCAAAACCGTAATCCCCAAATCCTTGCTTCTCGTTGCTGCTGCGCTGCCTCTGAAGGGCGATTCCACCTGCATGAGAGAAGATGGAGCATGAAGCATGCCAATCTGAAGCAACCCAAGGCAGCAAGCAAGCCACACAAAGTAGAAACCTAGCACGTCGAAGGAGGACAACATGTTACTGTGGGGAACGGCCTGTCCTCGCAACGTCGTTGACGGTAGAAAATCCTGGGCGGAGGTTCTGGGGTTACGTTAACTTCGGGGTGAGCTTTAACCATGTCCTTTTTTGTTGTTGAGTTTTGTGTTTTGACCATCAATGGGTGTGAATCGGCCATCTCCTGTTTTGTATAGGTTGGTGAAGAATGTGGCTACTTCGTATGGGCTGAACCAGAGGAAGATCCGTCACAAGTTTCTAGGTTAAGAATGAAGGTCAAAAATTTGAAGGGCAAACTGGATATGATGGAGTTCAGGTTCATGGTTGCAGTGGGAGTTGCTTTGGTTGGATGGACACTTGCACTAATACTGGTGTTTGAGAAAACAACAGCAACCAAATTTGGGAGACTCTCACTAGAATGATGTTGCTGGTTATAATGAGTTATAGGAGAAAATTATTAGATGGCTAAATTGTGTTCTGTATGTTGGCTTAGAAATAGTAGTGATGTTGAAGTAGTTGCTATTTTGTTGAACTGAATGATATTGTAATGCAATGATGTTTTTGTAAGTTTTGGTTGAAGAAAGGCTAGTTTTGTGCAGATTCAATGTTGTTTCAGTGAAAGAGTTGAATGAAATCAAGTTTTGGGTTTTGCAATATATTTAAATCAAGCTAGTCAATAGGATGGGAACAAGCATTTCTGTAACATATTACTTAATGATTAACCATAAAGCTGTCATTGGATACAAGCACAAAAGATTGGAAGCAAAATAACAAAACAAGAGCAACACACTTTGCTCCATAGTAATGGTCTGCAATAACATACTAGTGTCTTAAAACTAGTTTCCATACACTGTAAAGATACTAAACAGAAATCCTTTACTCATAAATAAGTAGCCTTAAAACATAAAACAGCAGACATTATGCACGTCACATCTTTTTCCATGCTTTGGGAGGTGTCCTAGCCATGAATTTCAGTTGGGATTTGCTGATGTTCTTCGATGGGCTTGGCAGCACCCTCAGCTTGTGGTGGATGGAGTCAACTTAGCCTTTTTTGAAGTAGCCTGAGACTGTTGTGAACTCACATCATTAGAAGAAGATTTTCTCTTTGGCCTTGTGACTGTGGTCTTCTTTGCAGCAGCTTGGGATTGCTTAGAGCCCTGGCTGGAGATAGTGCTTGAGATAGTGCTAGTGGTAGTGCTAGACTTGAATCTGGAAGCTCTTCTTGTGGATCCAGCTACTTTATTTGCCTAGCAAACAACCACAACACCAGAATCTCATATCATAATCTATAAGtgcaattaaaaaaatgaagCCCTAACTAACAGTGCTTACCGATGCAGTTGCAGCTACTTTACTCTTCTTTGGACAGGTCCGTTTGTTGTGACTTCTAGCAAAACAATAGGAGCACTTCTGATTCTGCCCTTCGCGAGACACTCCTCCCTTAGTTGGGTTCTCATCTGCAGCCTTGTTACATTTCAGTTTAGGCCTTCCAATGGGTTTCCTATATATTGGTGGCAAAACGTCATCAAAGGGTGTCTTCTCCCATAGGTTGGGGCCATTCAAGGGATATACCACATGCTGGTAACATTCAGTGTAGGTTGCTTTCTTGTAACAGTTTGCAACAAAGTTGTCAACGTTGAAACACATCTTCCTGATGCAGGTCATTGCATGAGCACAGGGGATCCCAGATAGTTGAAACTTCCTGCACGAACACTCATGATTCTTCAAATCAACAACGAACTTCTTTTTGCCTCCATGGATACTTGTAACCTCATATTTGTCACGACCAGCATACGTGCTCACCCACTTACCACTTGCATCAGCCTGTTTCTCAACCTTAATCCTGATTCGGGGCAATACTTCTCTTGGGTATTCAATTATACGATCCCTATTATCAGCCCAACGCCTCATTATGTATACTCTGATGTCTTCAAGCATGCTGACTATTGGTTTCTCTCTGGCATCCACAATTACAGAGTTAAATACCTCACACATATTGTTTACCAAGGTGTCACACTTAGACCAAGTCCCAAACTTGTGCCGGCACTAATATTTTGTTGGTATCTCCATCAGGTGATTGTAGGCTCCATTATCAAGACTTTGTATTTCAGCCATTCTCCTCTCCCACTCTTGTAAATAAGTAGCCTTTGCAGCATTCCACATCAGTTTTAGTTGCAGCCCTGGGAATCTCTTTCTGAAATTGCTGTAAAGATG
This sequence is a window from Arachis stenosperma cultivar V10309 chromosome 10, arast.V10309.gnm1.PFL2, whole genome shotgun sequence. Protein-coding genes within it:
- the LOC130957014 gene encoding uncharacterized protein LOC130957014; translated protein: MEHEACQSEATQGSKQATQSRNLARRRRTTCYCGERPVLATSLTVENPGRRFWGYVNFGVGEECGYFVWAEPEEDPSQVSRLRMKVKNLKGKLDMMEFRFMVAVGVALVGWTLALILVFEKTTATKFGRLSLE